The segment GTCGTGGTGATCCGCGGCGCGGGACGGGCGTTCTGCGCCGGGCTCGACCTGAAGGCGCATTCGGCGGAGCAGGGCGGTAACCACTCCTCCGTGCAAGCCGGGCTGCGCGGCCAGCGAACGATCAGCGAGATCGTGATGCTCATGCGCCGTGCGCCGCAGCCGATCATCGCCGCCGTGCACGGCGCCGCGTGCGGCGGCGGCTTCGCGCTCGCGCTGGCGGCGGACGTCCGCATCGCCGGGGCGTCGGCGCGGATGAACGCGGCCTTCATCCGGCTCGGGCTCTCGGCCTGCGACGTCGGCGTGAGCTACTTCCTTCCCCGTCACGTCGGTGCGTCGATCGCGGCGGAGCTCCTCCTGACCGGCAACTTCATCGACGCCGCACGCGCCGAGCACGTCGGCCTCGTCTCGCGCGTCGTGCCCGACGACGAGCTCGAGACGGCGGCGCGGACCCTCGCGCAGGAGATGC is part of the bacterium genome and harbors:
- a CDS encoding enoyl-CoA hydratase-related protein, giving the protein MGQFETITVDREGHLTWLTLNRPESLNAMNAALVRELRAFLWGLGEDAETRVVVIRGAGRAFCAGLDLKAHSAEQGGNHSSVQAGLRGQRTISEIVMLMRRAPQPIIAAVHGAACGGGFALALAADVRIAGASARMNAAFIRLGLSACDVGVSYFLPRHVGASIAAELLLTGNFIDAARAEHVGLVSRVVPDDELETAARTLAQEMLRNTPLGLRLTKECLRMSLDAGSLEEVIALEDRNQVLAAGTADFREGVAAFLEKRPARFTDA